The following coding sequences are from one Oryzisolibacter sp. LB2S window:
- the greA gene encoding transcription elongation factor GreA gives MATIPITKRGAEQLKAELHRLKTVERPAVINAIAEARAQGDLSENAEYEAAKDRQGFIEGRILEVEGKLSAAQIIDPAQLDAGGRVVFGATVELEDEDSGDTVTYQIVGEDEADLKLGRINVSSPIARALIGKEEGDTAEVQAPGGVRRYEVVAVSYI, from the coding sequence ATGGCCACCATTCCCATCACCAAGCGCGGCGCCGAGCAACTGAAGGCCGAGTTGCACCGCCTCAAGACCGTAGAGCGCCCCGCCGTCATCAACGCCATTGCCGAGGCGCGCGCCCAGGGCGACCTGAGCGAGAACGCCGAGTACGAGGCCGCCAAGGACCGCCAGGGCTTCATCGAGGGCCGCATCCTCGAGGTCGAGGGCAAGCTGTCGGCGGCCCAGATCATCGACCCCGCCCAGCTCGATGCGGGCGGCCGCGTGGTGTTCGGCGCCACCGTGGAGCTCGAGGACGAGGACAGCGGCGACACCGTCACCTACCAGATCGTGGGCGAGGACGAGGCCGACCTCAAGCTCGGTCGCATCAACGTCTCCAGCCCCATTGCGCGCGCCCTGATCGGCAAGGAAGAGGGCGACACCGCCGAAGTTCAGGCCCCGGGCGGCGTGCGCCGCTACGAGGTGGTCGCGGTCAGCTACATCTGA
- a CDS encoding DUF4149 domain-containing protein has product MRERLPVLSAALWWGSLSAIGFLAVPLLFAHLPTPAQAGNMAARLFEAQTYVSIACCALLLVISKPKHAQTQARWARTAMVFVIGGLLLALLVQYGVAPRIVARQNLRLWHGAGSLMYLLQWLCALRVLWITAREGE; this is encoded by the coding sequence ATGCGCGAACGCCTTCCCGTCCTCTCCGCCGCCCTGTGGTGGGGCAGCCTGTCGGCCATCGGCTTTCTGGCCGTGCCGCTGCTGTTCGCCCACCTGCCCACGCCGGCGCAGGCGGGGAATATGGCGGCAAGGCTGTTCGAGGCGCAGACCTATGTTTCCATAGCATGCTGCGCACTTCTTCTGGTCATTTCAAAGCCAAAACATGCGCAAACGCAAGCCCGCTGGGCGCGAACAGCTATGGTTTTTGTGATCGGCGGCCTGCTGCTCGCGCTGCTCGTGCAGTACGGCGTGGCGCCGCGCATCGTGGCGCGCCAGAACCTGCGCCTGTGGCATGGTGCCGGCAGCCTGATGTATCTGCTGCAGTGGCTGTGCGCGCTGCGCGTGCTGTGGATCACGGCGCGTGAGGGTGAGTAG
- a CDS encoding ferric reductase-like transmembrane domain-containing protein, with the protein MTRIKTIFWAALALVAVLWFAADPAALRVAGFFPLRGAMVQISGLLAMTCMSVAMILALRPRWPERWIGGLDKMYRLHKWLGIGGLVLAIVHWLWAKGPKWAVGFGWLTRPERGPRPAAGSAVEEVLRTWRGTAEGIGEWAFYAAVLLIAVALIHRISYRAFYQTHRWLALAYLVLVFHTVVLMKLPYWSSPLGLVMALLLAYASAAALVVLARRVGARRKVAGTVTQLQYFPELRVLRGDIDIPQGWPGHKPGQFAFVTTGDTDDAHPFTIASAWNPAEPRLTFVTKELGDYTQRLPEVLHIGQPARIEGPYGCFTFEDDCARQIWIGGGIGITPFIARMQQLAMDRQAYVGRPRVQQVDLFHTTADWSEDAIAQLRADAEAAGIRLHVLHDGRDGRLTGERIRQTVPDWQQASIWFCGPAGFGAALRRDFAASGMPVARRFHQELFAMR; encoded by the coding sequence ATGACACGCATCAAGACCATCTTCTGGGCCGCGCTGGCGCTGGTCGCCGTGCTCTGGTTTGCTGCCGACCCCGCGGCGCTGCGTGTGGCCGGGTTCTTTCCGCTGCGCGGCGCCATGGTGCAGATCAGCGGCCTTCTGGCCATGACCTGCATGAGCGTGGCGATGATTCTTGCGCTGCGGCCGCGCTGGCCCGAGCGCTGGATCGGCGGGCTCGACAAGATGTACCGCCTGCACAAGTGGCTGGGCATAGGCGGGCTGGTGCTCGCCATCGTCCACTGGCTCTGGGCCAAGGGGCCCAAGTGGGCCGTCGGCTTCGGCTGGCTGACCCGCCCCGAGCGCGGGCCGCGGCCTGCGGCCGGCAGTGCGGTCGAGGAGGTCTTGCGCACCTGGCGCGGCACGGCCGAAGGCATTGGTGAATGGGCCTTCTACGCCGCCGTGCTGCTGATCGCCGTGGCGCTCATCCACCGCATTTCCTACCGCGCGTTCTACCAGACGCACAGGTGGCTGGCGCTGGCCTACCTGGTCCTGGTGTTTCACACCGTGGTGCTGATGAAACTCCCGTATTGGTCCAGCCCCCTGGGCCTGGTCATGGCGCTCCTGCTGGCCTATGCAAGCGCCGCGGCGCTGGTGGTGCTGGCGCGCCGCGTGGGCGCGCGCCGCAAGGTGGCTGGCACGGTGACCCAGCTGCAATACTTTCCGGAGCTGCGCGTACTCAGGGGCGACATCGACATCCCCCAAGGCTGGCCGGGGCACAAGCCGGGTCAGTTCGCCTTCGTCACGACGGGCGACACCGACGATGCACACCCGTTCACGATCGCCTCGGCCTGGAATCCGGCCGAGCCGCGGCTCACCTTCGTCACCAAGGAACTGGGCGACTACACGCAGCGTCTGCCCGAGGTGCTGCACATCGGCCAGCCCGCGCGCATCGAGGGCCCCTACGGCTGCTTTACCTTCGAGGACGATTGCGCGCGGCAGATCTGGATAGGCGGTGGCATAGGCATCACGCCCTTCATTGCCCGCATGCAGCAGCTGGCCATGGACCGGCAGGCCTATGTGGGCCGCCCGCGTGTGCAGCAGGTCGACCTCTTTCACACCACGGCCGACTGGAGCGAGGACGCCATCGCCCAGCTCAGGGCCGACGCCGAGGCGGCCGGCATACGCCTGCATGTGCTGCACGATGGGCGCGACGGCCGGCTCACGGGCGAGCGCATTCGCCAGACCGTGCCGGACTGGCAGCAGGCCAGCATCTGGTTTTGCGGGCCTGCGGGCTTTGGCGCGGCCCTGCGCAGGGACTTTGCCGCCAGCGGCATGCCGGTGGCCCGGCGCTTTCATCAGGAGCTGTTCGCCATGCGCTGA
- a CDS encoding glycosyltransferase, translating into MSQSPQRHVICMKWGTKYGPEYVNRLYAMVRRHLSGDFNFVCLTDDTLGIRSEVQCLPIPPLKLPAGIPERGWNKLATFAADLHGLKGTALFLDVDVVVVGSLDDFFTQPGEFLIIHDYKRPWRITGNSSVYRFELGAHPDVLEYFRGHFEEIRRKFRNEQAYLSDVMHKQGKLQYWPKAWCPSFKYHGIPRWPTNYWKAPFVPPGARVVIFHGECNPPDALAGRRNRRFRHIEPATWVAEHWRE; encoded by the coding sequence ATGAGCCAGTCGCCACAGCGCCATGTGATCTGCATGAAATGGGGCACGAAATACGGCCCCGAGTATGTCAACCGGCTCTACGCCATGGTGCGCCGCCACCTGAGCGGCGACTTCAACTTCGTCTGCCTGACGGACGACACCCTGGGCATTCGTTCCGAGGTGCAATGCCTGCCGATTCCGCCCCTGAAGCTGCCCGCGGGCATTCCCGAGCGCGGCTGGAACAAGCTGGCCACCTTTGCCGCCGACCTGCACGGCCTCAAGGGCACGGCGCTGTTCCTGGACGTGGACGTGGTGGTGGTCGGCTCGCTCGATGACTTCTTCACCCAACCCGGTGAATTTCTCATCATCCACGACTACAAGCGGCCCTGGCGCATCACGGGCAACTCCTCCGTGTATCGCTTCGAGCTGGGCGCGCACCCGGACGTGCTGGAGTACTTTCGCGGCCACTTCGAGGAGATTCGGCGCAAGTTCCGCAACGAGCAGGCCTATCTGTCCGACGTCATGCACAAGCAGGGCAAGCTGCAGTACTGGCCCAAGGCCTGGTGCCCGAGCTTCAAGTACCACGGCATTCCGCGCTGGCCCACCAACTACTGGAAGGCGCCCTTTGTGCCGCCCGGCGCGCGCGTGGTCATCTTCCACGGCGAATGCAACCCGCCGGACGCCCTAGCCGGTCGGCGCAACCGGCGCTTTCGCCACATCGAACCCGCCACCTGGGTGGCCGAGCACTGGCGCGAGTAA
- a CDS encoding YhbY family RNA-binding protein: MPQIQLTPAERREHRAQAHHLDPVVMIGADGLTPAVQKEIDAALNAHGLIKVRVFGDDRAAREQMYQQLADDLNAAPIQHIGKLLVLWRPIPPKEKAVDEGRMPGPRDVKVLKFGRPGQRPEVKQLRVLGNQRLTAGGQIKRAKKAKPKSIKKSQGQ, from the coding sequence ATGCCCCAAATTCAATTGACTCCGGCCGAGCGCCGGGAACACCGCGCACAGGCCCACCATCTGGACCCCGTGGTCATGATCGGCGCCGATGGTCTCACGCCGGCGGTGCAAAAGGAAATCGACGCCGCGCTCAACGCCCATGGCCTGATCAAGGTGCGCGTGTTCGGCGACGACCGCGCCGCGCGCGAGCAGATGTACCAGCAGCTCGCCGACGATCTCAACGCCGCACCCATCCAGCACATCGGCAAGCTGCTGGTGCTCTGGCGCCCGATCCCGCCCAAGGAAAAGGCGGTGGACGAGGGCCGCATGCCCGGCCCGCGCGACGTCAAGGTGCTCAAGTTCGGCCGCCCCGGCCAGCGCCCCGAGGTCAAGCAGCTGCGCGTGCTGGGCAACCAACGCCTCACCGCCGGCGGACAGATCAAGCGCGCCAAGAAGGCCAAGCCCAAGTCCATCAAGAAGAGCCAGGGCCAGTGA
- a CDS encoding RlmE family RNA methyltransferase, with product MKVQTKSKKVNKAWLNDHVNDPYVKLAQKEGYRARAAYKLKEIDEQFGLIRPGCTVVDLGSSPGAWSQYVRRRLSPGGAAVGKLAGTIIALDILPMEPIEGVTFLQGDFRDEEVLARLQQAVQGRPVDVVVSDMAPNLSGVESVDAVRISHLIELAVDFAVHHLRPEGALVVKLFHGSGYSQLVQLFRDTFRVVKPVKPKASRDRSSETFLVGIGLK from the coding sequence ATGAAAGTTCAGACCAAAAGCAAGAAGGTCAACAAGGCATGGCTCAACGACCATGTCAATGATCCCTATGTGAAACTCGCGCAGAAAGAGGGCTACCGCGCCCGCGCGGCCTACAAGCTCAAGGAGATCGACGAGCAGTTCGGCCTCATCAGGCCGGGCTGCACGGTGGTCGATCTCGGCTCCTCGCCCGGCGCCTGGAGCCAGTATGTGCGCCGGCGCCTCTCGCCCGGCGGCGCGGCCGTGGGCAAGCTTGCGGGCACCATCATCGCGCTGGACATCCTGCCCATGGAGCCCATCGAGGGCGTAACCTTTCTGCAGGGGGATTTTCGCGACGAGGAGGTGCTCGCGCGCCTGCAGCAGGCGGTGCAGGGCAGGCCTGTGGACGTGGTGGTGTCGGACATGGCGCCCAATCTGTCGGGCGTGGAGTCGGTCGATGCCGTGCGCATCAGCCACCTGATCGAGCTGGCCGTGGATTTCGCCGTGCACCACCTCAGGCCCGAGGGCGCCCTGGTCGTGAAGCTGTTTCACGGCAGCGGCTACAGCCAGCTGGTGCAGTTGTTCCGGGACACCTTCCGCGTCGTCAAGCCCGTCAAGCCCAAGGCGTCGCGGGACAGGTCGTCCGAGACCTTTCTGGTCGGCATCGGCCTCAAGTAG